In Piliocolobus tephrosceles isolate RC106 chromosome 4, ASM277652v3, whole genome shotgun sequence, the following are encoded in one genomic region:
- the POU4F3 gene encoding POU domain, class 4, transcription factor 3: protein MMAMNSKQPFGMHPVLQEPKFSSLHSGSEAMRRVCLPAPQLQGNIFGSFDESLLARAEALAAVDIVSHGKNHPFKPDATYHTMSSVPCTSTSSTVPISHPAALTSHPHHAVHQGLEGDLLEHISPTLSVSGLGAPEHSVMPAQIHPHHLGAMGHLHQAMGMSHPHTVAPHSAMPACLSDVESDPRELEAFAERFKQRRIKLGVTQADVGAALANLKIPGVGSLSQSTICRFESLTLSHNNMIALKPVLQAWLEEAEAAYREKNSKPELFNGSERKRKRTSIAAPEKRSLEAYFAIQPRPSSEKIAAIAEKLDLKKNVVRVWFCNQRQKQKRMKYSAVH from the exons ATGATGGCCATGAACTCCAAGCAGCCTTTCGGCATGCACCCGGTGCTGCAAGAACCCAAATTCTCCAGCCTGCACTCCGGCTCCGAGGCCATGCGCCGAGTCTGTCTCCCAGCCCCGCAG CTGCAGGGTAATATATTTGGAAGCTTTGATGAGAGCCTGCTGGCACGCGCCGAAGCTCTGGCGGCGGTGGATATCGTCTCCCACGGCAAGAACCATCCGTTCAAGCCCGACGCCACCTACCATACCATGAGCAGCGTGCCCTGCACGTCCACTTCGTCCACCGTGCCCATCTCCCACCCAGCCGCGCTCACCTCTCACCCGCACCACGCCGTGCACCAGGGCCTCGAAGGCGACCTGCTGGAGCACATCTCTCCCACTTTGAGTGTGAGCGGCCTGGGCGCTCCGGAACACTCGGTGATGCCCGCACAGATCCATCCACACCACCTGGGCGCCATGGGCCACCTGCACCAGGCCATGGGCATGAGTCACCCGCACACCGTGGCGCCTCACAGCGCCATGCCCGCATGCCTCAGCGACGTGGAGTCAGACCCGCGCGAGCTGGAAGCCTTCGCCGAGCGCTTCAAGCAGCGTCGCATCAAGCTGGGGGTGACCCAGGCGGACGTGGGCGCGGCTCTGGCTAATCTCAAGATCCCCGGCGTGGGCTCGCTGAGCCAAAGCACCATCTGCAGGTTCGAGTCTCTCACTCTCTCGCACAACAACATGATCGCGCTCAAGCCGGTGCTTCAGGCCTGGCTGGAGGAGGCCGAGGCCGCCTACCGAGAGAAGAACAGCAAGCCAGAGCTCTTCAATGGCAGTGAACGGAAGCGCAAACGCACGTCCATCGCGGCGCCGGAGAAGCGTTCACTCGAGGCCTATTTCGCTATTCAGCCACGTCCTTCATCTGAGAAGATTGCGGCCATCGCTGAGAAACTGGACCTTAAAAAGAACGTGGTGAGAGTCTGGTTCTGCAaccagagacagaaacagaaacgAATGAAATATTCGGCTGTCCACTGA